The following proteins are encoded in a genomic region of Impatiens glandulifera unplaced genomic scaffold, dImpGla2.1, whole genome shotgun sequence:
- the LOC124917815 gene encoding protein argonaute MEL1-like, producing the protein MNTLIDSNMESYLGNRLPAYDGSKNIYSLGPLPFQSKDFAVKLLKKDGNRRKESHFNVAIKFAAKVDLYQLQAFLHRKQGNLPHETLQALEIVLRATPSVMYTVVERSFFSPRLGAKGKLDGGLEYWQGFYQSLRPTQMGLSLNIDISARAFFDPILVTEFIQQYLHIGDLSRPLSDQDCKKILKVLKGVTVKTTHLKNVMSKKIVRLSQQPIGELMFTCDDGVQKKYVVQYYLERYRITLRYPSLPAMQYGSDSKPIYLPLELCKIVEGQRYTNKLNERQVTTLLMATCQRPVHREQNIRQMVRQNDYNNDKFVNEFGLHIQPEPTVVEARLLPPPMLKYDGSQEAPSVGQWNMLNKRMFNGAKIDFWTCVNFSKMNQNQVGQFCWDLVQTCISKGLKFNTEPLIPIHSTNPKHIGRALTSIHLRCNEQLTKMKAKGRHLQLLLVILPEVSGSYGIIKKVCETELGIVSQCCQPRHVLKRTLPYLENITLKINVKAGGRNTVLASAFERKLDFVSDMPTIIFGADVTHPAPGEDSSCSIAAVVASMDWPEVTTYKGLVSAQRHREIIISDLYKEVDDPIRGRVKSGMIREMLISFMQSTGHKPHRIIFYRDGVSDGQFSHVLLYEVDAIRKACSSLEENYLPRITFVVVQKRHHTRLFPMTHGDRHSTDRSGNVLPGTVVDTKICHVREFDFYLCSHSGIQGTSRPTHYHVLFDENDFSADALQGLTNSLCYTYARCTRSVSIVPPAYYAHLAAWRARYYVEGYVEGGVEGGVEGDVEGDGADAESTSVRVNTREGDAVVRPLPNVMDNVKQFMFYC; encoded by the exons ATGAATACTTTGATCGACTCTAACATGGAGTCGTATCTGGGGAATCGGTTGCCTGCATATGATGGCAGCAAAAACATTTACAGCTTGGGGCCACTTCCCTTTCAGTCCAAGGACTTCGCGGTGAAACTACTTAAAAAGGATGGAAATAGAAG GAAGGAGAGTCACTTCAATGTGGCAATTAAGTTTGCTGCTAAAGTTGATCTGTATCAACTTCAAGCATTCTTACATAGGAAGCAAGGGAATCTTCCTCATGAGACATTGCAAGCTCTTGAGATAGTTCTCCGAGCAACTCCTTCGGTTAT GTACACTGTTGTTGAAAGGTCATTCTTTTCACCAAGACTTGGTGCAAAGGGGAAATTGGATGGTGGCCTTGAGTATTGGCAAGGGTTCTACCAAAGCCTACGACCAACTCAAATGGGGCTCTCGCTGAATATTG atatatCAGCAAGGGCTTTTTTTGACCCCATCCTCGTGACAGAATTTATTCAGCAGTATCTTCACATCGGAGATCTGTCCAGGCCATTATCTGATCAAGACTGTAAGAAA ATTCTGAAGGTCTTGAAAGGTGTGACTGTGAAAACGACTCACCTGAAGAATGTCATGAGCAAAAAGATAGTTCGTCTATCTCAACAACCAATTGGTGAACTGAT GTTCACGTGTGATGACGGTGTTCAAAAGAAGTATGTGGTCCAATACTACTTAGAAAGGTACCGTATCACACTTAGGTATCCTTCCTTACCTGCAATGCAGTATGGAAGTGATTCCAAGCCTATTTATCTGCCATTGGAG CTGTGCAAAATCGTGGAGGGGCAGAGGTATACAAATAAGTTGAATGAGAGGCAGGTAACCACTCTTTTGATGGCTACCTGTCAAAGACCAGTGCATAGGGAACAAAACATCAGACAG ATGGTCAGGCAAAACGATTACAACAATGACAAGTTCGTGAACGAATTTGGGTTGCATATACAGCCTGAACCTACAGTGGTTGAAGCAAGACTTCTTCCACCTCCTATG CTCAAATATGATGGGTCACAAGAGGCTCCAAGTGTGGGGCAATGGAATATGTTGAACAAG AGAATGTTTAACGGGGCCAAGATAGATTTCTGGACCTGTGTCAACTTCTCAAAAATGAACCAAAATCAGGTTGGCCAGTTCTGTTGGGACTTGGTGCAAACGTGCATAAGTAAAGGGCTG AAATTCAATACGGAACCGCTGATTCCCATCCATTCAACCAATCCTAAACACATTGGAAGGGCACTAACCAGCATCCACTTGCGATGTAATGAGCAGCTCACAAAGATGAAGGCAAAAGGCAGACATCTTCAGTTGTTGCTCGTCATATTGCCAGAAGTTTCTGGTTCATATG GGATAATTAAAAAGGTCTGTGAGACAGAACTGGGCATTGTCTCTCAATGCTGCCAGCCTAGGCATGTTCTTAAGAGGACTTTGCCGTATCTTGAGAATATCACTCTGAAGATTAACGTCAAG GCTGGAGGACGCAACACCGTGCTTGCGAGTGCGTTCGAGAGAAAATTGGATTTTGTCTCGGATATGCCCACCATCATCTTTGGCGCTGATGTCACTCATCCTGCTCCGGGAGAGGATTCAAGCTGTTCAATTGCAGCA GTGGTTGCTTCGATGGACTGGCCTGAGGTAACCACTTACAAAGGACTGGTCTCTGCTCAAAGGCATAGAGAGATAATCATCAGTGACCTCTATAAAGAGGTTGATGATCCTATAAGGGGGAGAGTTAAAAGTGGGATGATCAg GGAGATGTTGATTTCGTTTATGCAGTCCACTGGTCATAAACCACATAGAATAATATTCTACAG AGATGGTGTTAGCGATGGGCAATTCAGCCATGTTTTGCTCTATGAGGTTGATGCAATTCGGAAG GCATGTTCTTCTCTGGAAGAAAATTACCTACCGAGGATCACATTTGTGGTTGTACAGAAGAGGCATCACACTCGCCTCTTCCCAATGACTCATGGCGACAGACATTCAACCGATCGGAGTGGAAATGTTTTGCCAG GTACGGTTGTTGATACAAAGATTTGTCATGTAAGGGAGTTTGACTTCTATCTATGCAGTCATTCGGGTATCCAG GGAACAAGCCGGCCAACACATTACCATGTGTTGTTTGATGAGAATGACTTCAGTGCAGATGCATTGCAAGGACTCACTAACAGCTTGTGTTACAC CTATGCGAGATGCACTAGATCGGTGTCTATAG TTCCTCCTGCTTACTATGCTCATCTTGCTGCGTGGAGGGCACGCTATTATGTGGAAGGTTACGTGGAAGGTGGCGTGGAAGGTGGCGTGGAAGGTGATGTGGAAGGAGATGGAGCTGATGCTGAATCCACTAGTGTCAGAGTGAACACAAGGGAAGGGGATGCAGTTGTTCGGCCTTTACCTAATGTTATGGATAATGTAAAGCAATTTATGTTTTACTGCTGA